Proteins from one Triplophysa dalaica isolate WHDGS20190420 chromosome 6, ASM1584641v1, whole genome shotgun sequence genomic window:
- the LOC130424445 gene encoding E3 ubiquitin-protein ligase RBBP6-like, which yields MPCVHYKFFSKLTHDTVIFDGLHITLGDLKRQIMRREKLKRCDLSIKNDQTNEEYTDDADIIPSYTMVTVRRIPGTGLKSTYNRHANNCSKPSVDLQKQGGQNKSCHVPVQPLLLFFEDSTFVGGKRIRRSAGIPVSFLMEVEDPNMKGVMLSSSGKHVIPIINAEAYASQKKENPPFLPQIESSSSASDGDPVPDAFLCKICKDLITDAVSTPCCSSSYCDDCIRSCLLDSDKHVCPTCKKSCVSPDSLNINTFLRQEVNRFKNRAEGSAFSHQQRPLHSQSVCSTTSPSLSHGSSSISFEPQSSRTNLPSGKRRRDLSENDDEDNGSTPLHKKTKHTAV from the exons ATGCCGTGTGTTCATTATAAGTTTTTCAGTAAACTAACACACGACACGGTGATCTTTGATGGCCTTCACATCACTCTCGGAGATTTGAAACGCCAAATCATGAGACGAGAGAAACTGAAGCGCTGCGATCTGAGCATCAAAAACGACCAAACCAATGAAG AATACACTGATGATGCGGACATCATCCCCAGTTACACCATGGTGACCGTCAGACGAATCCCTGGAACTGGACTAAAATCCACATATAACAGACATGCCAA taacTGTTCTAAACCATCAGTGGATCTTCAAAAGCA AGGAGGACAAAATAAAAGCTGTCATGTTCCAGTCCAGCCTCTGTTACTATTCTTCGAA GATTCAACCTTTGTTGGGGGTAAACGCATTCGGAGAAGCGCAGGAATTCCTGTCAGCTTCCTAATGGAGGTGGAGGACCCCAACATGAAGGGAGTGATGCTGAGCAGCAGCGGAAAGCATGTTATTCCCATTATTAATGC TGAGGCTTACGCATCTCAGAAGAAAGAGAATCCACCTTTCTTACCCCAGATCGAGTCCTCCTCGTCGGCCTCAGATGGAGATCCAGTGCCCGATGCCTTTCTGTGTAAGATCTGTAAAGATCTCATCACCGATGCTGTGTCGACTCCCTGTTGCAGCAGCAGCTACTGCGACGACT GTATCCGATCGTGTCTGCTGGATTCAGATAAACATGTTTGTCCCACCTGCAAAAAGTCTTGTGTGTCTCCTGATTCTCTGAATATAAACACGTTCTTACGCCAG GAAGTGAACCGTTTTAAGAACAGAGCCGAGGGGTCTGCTTTCTCACACCAGCAAAGACCCCTTCACTCTCAATCAGTGTGTTCCACCACAAGCCCGAGCCTCAGCCATGGATCCAGCTCGATTTCTTTTGAACCTCAGAGCTCTCGCACCAATTTACCCTCTGGTAAGAGGCGACGGGACTTGAGCgagaatgatgatgaagacaatggCTCCACACCTCTCCACAAGAAAACCAAGCATACTGCTGTGTAA
- the LOC130424919 gene encoding E3 ubiquitin-protein ligase RBBP6-like, whose product MPCVHYKFFSKLTHDTVIFDGLHITLGDLKRQIMRREKLKRCDLSIKNDQTNEEYTDDADIIPSYTMVTVRRIPGTGLKSTYNRHANNCSKPSSGSSKQVNSSSLSLEQLFRTENLAEANASEEDKIKAVMFQSSLCYYSSNEALRLVGGLPPNYVCHNCGIPGHHIRNCPKTRDSTFVGGKRIRRSTGIPVSFLMEVEDPNMKGVMLSSSGKHVIPIINAEAYASQKKENPPFLPQIESSSSTSDGDPVPDAFLCKICKDLITDAVSTPCCSSSYCDDCIRSCLLDSEEHVCPTCKQSCVSPDSLNINTFLRQEVNRFKNRTEGSAFSHQQRPLHSQSACSTTSPSLSHGSSSISSEPQSSRTNLPSGKRRRDLSENDDEDNGSTPLHKKTKHTAV is encoded by the exons ATGCCGTGTGTTCATTATAAGTTTTTCAGTAAACTAACACACGACACGGTGATCTTTGATGGCCTTCACATCACTCTCGGAGATTTGAAACGCCAAATCATGAGACGAGAGAAACTGAAGCGCTGCGATCTGAGCATCAAAAACGACCAAACCAATGAAG AATACACTGATGATGCGGACATCATCCCCAGTTACACCATGGTGACCGTCAGACGAATCCCTGGAACTGGACTAAAATCCACATATAACAGACATGCCAA taacTGTTCTAAACCATCCAGTGGATCTTCAAAA caagTGAACAGTTCATCACTGTCACTGGAGCAGCTTTTCAGG ACTGAGAATCTGGCTGAGGCAAATGCATCAGAGGAGGACAAAATAAAAGCTGTCATGTTCCAGTCCAGCCTCTGTTACTATTCTTCGAA TGAAGCACTCAGGCTGGTTGGAGGCCTTCCACCAAACTATGTGTGCCATAACTGTGGCATCCCTGGGCATCACATCAGAAACTGCCCAAAGACACGG GATTCAACTTTTGTTGGGGGTAAACGCATTCGGAGAAGCACAGGAATTCCTGTCAGCTTCCTAATGGAGGTGGAGGACCCCAACATGAAGGGAGTGATGCTGAGCAGCAGCGGAAAGCATGTCATTCCCATTATTAATGC TGAGGCTTACGCATCTCAGAAGAAAGAGAATCCACCTTTCTTACCCCAGATCGAGTCCTCCTCGTCGACCTCAGATGGAGATCCAGTGCCCGATGCCTTTCTGTGTAAGATCTGTAAAGATCTCATCACCGATGCTGTGTCGACTCCCTGTTGCAGCAGCAGCTACTGCGACGACT GTATCCGATCGTGTCTGCTGGATTCAGAAGAACATGTTTGTCCCACCTGCAAACAGTCTTGTGTGTCTCCTGATTCTCTGAATATAAACACGTTCTTACGCCAG GAAGTGAACCGTTTTAAGAACAGAACCGAGGGGTCTGCTTTCTCACACCAGCAAAGACCCCTTCACTCTCAATCGGCGTGTTCCACCACAAGCCCGAGCCTCAGCCATGGATCCAGCTCGATTTCTTCTGAACCTCAGAGCTCTCGCACAAATTTACCCTCTGGTAAGAGGCGACGGGACTTGAGCgagaatgatgatgaagacaatggCTCCACACCTCTCCACAAGAAAACCAAGCATACTGCTGTGTAA